A stretch of Planctomycetaceae bacterium DNA encodes these proteins:
- the xerC gene encoding tyrosine recombinase XerC, with protein sequence MQSATKAFLNYLRIERNASDLTIKSYADDMAHLMEFFQEQYGKVPAPREIEVGVLRNYVAYLHECGYARTTVARRLACLRSFFRFCNRDGLCDTNPAKPLRTPRAGRKLPHFLTTDQVGALLLAPPANSDQGIRDRAILETIYSAGLRVAELVSLNLSDWDRAAGVIRVLGKGRKERIAPVGSYATRALLHWLEIRTPGEKVPEKDRDALFLNRFGGRLTTRSIGRMLEKHIQTAGLSQQTSPHTLRHSFATHLLDGGADLRSVQELLGHKSLTTTQIYTHVSTRRLRETYEKAHPHAARNRAS encoded by the coding sequence ATGCAAAGTGCAACAAAGGCGTTTCTGAATTACCTGCGAATCGAACGAAATGCTTCGGACCTGACCATCAAGTCATACGCCGATGATATGGCACACCTGATGGAGTTCTTTCAGGAGCAATATGGAAAAGTACCGGCTCCACGCGAGATTGAAGTCGGTGTCCTGCGAAATTACGTGGCTTATCTGCACGAATGCGGGTACGCCCGGACAACTGTCGCCAGACGACTGGCATGCCTGCGCAGTTTCTTTCGTTTCTGCAATCGCGATGGTCTGTGCGACACCAATCCGGCGAAACCATTACGTACACCTCGCGCAGGCCGGAAGCTGCCCCATTTCCTGACGACGGATCAGGTTGGTGCATTGTTGCTGGCTCCGCCCGCGAATAGTGACCAGGGAATTCGAGACAGAGCGATTCTCGAAACCATCTACTCGGCCGGCCTTCGTGTCGCGGAACTCGTGAGTCTGAATCTAAGCGACTGGGATCGAGCGGCCGGTGTCATCCGGGTACTGGGCAAAGGACGCAAGGAGCGGATCGCCCCTGTGGGAAGTTACGCCACGAGGGCGCTTCTTCACTGGCTGGAAATCCGTACTCCTGGAGAAAAAGTTCCAGAGAAGGACCGGGACGCGCTTTTCCTGAATCGTTTTGGAGGGCGACTGACCACGCGCAGCATAGGAAGAATGCTCGAAAAGCATATTCAGACAGCCGGTCTTTCGCAGCAGACTTCGCCGCACACACTTCGACACAGTTTTGCAACGCACCTGCTGGATGGTGGAGCAGACTTGAGAAGTGTTCAGGAATTGCTGGGTCACAAGAGCCTGACCACCACTCAAATCTACACACACGTCAGCACCAGACGCCTGCGAGAAACTTACGAGAAAGCTCACCCGCACGCGGCTCGCAATCGTGCATCCTAG
- a CDS encoding zinc-binding alcohol dehydrogenase family protein: MRALQLEKPQSWRIINIDEPSAPAAGEALVRVLRVGICGTDLGGYLGKMPFFSYPRIPGHELGVEVISTGEGVSHLNPGDLCAVEPYLNCQQCYSCRRGFTNCCEHHKTLGVMCDGGLTDRIILPARKLHPAGGLSPEQCALVETLAIGCHAVDRSQSKSGENVLIIGAGPIGLSALEFVKLSGATPIVMDIAESRLRFVRERMGVEHTIAVQGDDSDAIALSCATNGQLADVVIDATGNNKSMIRAMEFCAFAGRLVYVGITQQNLEFAHAPFLHRRELTLLASRNALSSDFSRIVDLIRNKRIDTDPWITHHAQFEEVPHVFPSWLNPDAGVIKAVVHMN; the protein is encoded by the coding sequence ATGCGTGCACTGCAGCTGGAGAAGCCACAGAGCTGGCGGATTATCAATATTGACGAGCCCTCGGCCCCGGCAGCCGGTGAAGCGCTGGTGCGCGTTTTGCGTGTAGGCATCTGTGGCACGGATCTGGGTGGTTACCTCGGGAAGATGCCCTTTTTCTCCTATCCACGTATTCCCGGCCACGAGTTGGGCGTGGAAGTGATCTCAACGGGAGAGGGTGTGTCGCATCTGAATCCGGGGGATCTCTGCGCAGTGGAGCCCTATCTGAATTGCCAGCAATGTTATTCGTGTCGGCGAGGATTCACGAACTGCTGCGAACACCATAAGACCCTGGGCGTCATGTGTGATGGGGGGCTGACGGACAGAATTATTTTGCCAGCCAGAAAACTTCATCCCGCGGGTGGTTTGTCGCCGGAGCAATGTGCATTGGTCGAAACGCTGGCGATTGGATGTCATGCCGTCGATCGATCCCAATCGAAGTCGGGCGAGAATGTTTTAATCATTGGTGCGGGACCGATCGGGCTTTCCGCTCTGGAATTTGTAAAGCTCAGTGGCGCGACCCCGATCGTGATGGATATCGCCGAGTCACGGTTACGATTTGTTCGGGAGAGAATGGGTGTCGAGCATACGATCGCAGTTCAGGGCGATGATTCGGATGCGATTGCTTTGTCCTGTGCGACAAACGGCCAGCTGGCTGATGTGGTCATTGATGCGACCGGCAACAACAAGTCGATGATTCGAGCGATGGAATTCTGCGCATTCGCAGGTCGGCTGGTTTACGTGGGAATCACCCAGCAGAATCTCGAGTTTGCTCACGCACCCTTTCTTCACCGTCGTGAACTGACGTTACTTGCGAGTCGGAATGCCTTGTCGTCCGACTTTTCACGGATCGTGGACCTGATCCGCAACAAGAGAATTGATACGGATCCCTGGATCACGCACCACGCTCAGTTCGAAGAAGTACCACACGTATTTCCATCGTGGCTGAACCCGGATGCCGGTGTCATCAAGGCCGTGGTTCATATGAATTAG
- a CDS encoding substrate-binding domain-containing protein, with the protein MTRLLTRYQVVLMFLAVAVGCGGDASSKQAANPVGNTDAKENSDDSDRTMSQGTIGFSALTLTNPFFKVIADTMKEEAEKLGYEVIVVSGDQDVKKQSDQIEDFIVKGVTAIVLNPCDSRSIGQAIRKANEAGIPVFTNDIKYDGTDGKVVCHVATDNLQGGRLAGEAMVRLLAESGGKVAVLHYPDVESCQMRVQGFNEILESHNAKDGAAKIEVVATLNGKGARDAGFAAAKDTIEANPDLAAIFAINDPSALGARAALESASKADQVTIIGFDGQIEGKRAILDGKILCDPIQFPDRIGKTTIEMIQKYFDGEIDDDQTNEILIPSELYYKTDAEKDPALLSTNTGEEK; encoded by the coding sequence ATGACACGATTGCTGACAAGATATCAAGTGGTGCTGATGTTTCTGGCTGTTGCCGTCGGGTGCGGCGGCGATGCGTCATCGAAACAGGCGGCAAACCCGGTAGGCAACACGGATGCGAAAGAGAACTCCGACGATTCCGACCGGACAATGTCTCAGGGGACAATCGGATTTTCAGCGTTGACCCTGACGAATCCATTCTTCAAGGTCATCGCAGACACAATGAAGGAAGAAGCGGAAAAGCTTGGCTATGAAGTGATTGTCGTGTCGGGTGATCAGGATGTGAAGAAGCAGTCGGATCAGATTGAAGACTTCATTGTCAAGGGCGTCACAGCCATTGTGCTGAACCCATGTGATTCTCGATCAATTGGTCAGGCAATACGAAAGGCGAACGAAGCTGGCATCCCGGTCTTCACCAATGACATCAAGTATGACGGAACGGATGGCAAAGTGGTTTGTCATGTCGCAACGGATAATTTGCAGGGAGGGCGACTTGCCGGCGAAGCCATGGTCAGGCTGCTGGCAGAATCCGGTGGCAAGGTGGCCGTGCTCCATTATCCCGATGTGGAATCTTGTCAGATGCGAGTTCAGGGATTTAACGAAATCCTCGAGTCCCACAACGCAAAAGATGGGGCAGCGAAGATCGAAGTGGTTGCTACGCTGAACGGAAAGGGTGCACGCGACGCAGGGTTTGCAGCTGCAAAAGACACAATTGAGGCCAATCCTGATCTTGCAGCCATTTTTGCAATTAACGACCCCTCAGCGCTGGGGGCCCGAGCTGCTCTGGAATCTGCGTCCAAAGCCGATCAGGTGACGATCATTGGATTTGATGGTCAGATTGAAGGCAAACGCGCGATTCTGGATGGCAAGATTCTTTGCGACCCGATCCAGTTTCCTGATCGAATTGGCAAGACAACAATCGAAATGATCCAGAAATACTTCGATGGCGAGATTGACGACGATCAGACAAACGAGATCCTGATACCCTCAGAACTGTATTACAAAACGGATGCAGAAAAGGACCCGGCATTACTGTCGACAAATACCGGTGAAGAGAAATGA
- a CDS encoding MotA/TolQ/ExbB proton channel family protein has protein sequence MKNVTSNDSTEIRFRDRLRTLGRTTAVRTSFAILVPMFCLFALSNTVVADEVNNVVVNNEPSAMLGPREMLAAGGAIGYVVVLFSFLMVALIIDHMMNIRRSTLMPPGLAEEVHRCLTERRFEEGKKYCKEHPGFLSRVLYAGLDEAGLGYATIEKAMEDAAVEQSARLFRRIEYLSVISALAPMLGLMGTVWGMIQAFLEFEQKANPQVSELAPGIYRALITTLMGLGVAVPALAAFAIFRNRIEELTAETTLLAEHVFSDYRRALQTRRTSRQSGSAQ, from the coding sequence ATGAAAAATGTCACTTCAAACGATTCTACAGAAATTCGATTCCGGGACCGTCTTCGGACCCTCGGTCGAACAACTGCTGTGCGGACATCGTTTGCGATTCTGGTGCCGATGTTTTGTTTATTCGCTCTGAGTAACACTGTCGTCGCAGATGAAGTGAACAACGTCGTCGTCAACAATGAACCTTCTGCGATGCTCGGTCCCCGGGAAATGCTGGCGGCTGGCGGAGCGATTGGGTATGTGGTCGTGTTGTTCAGCTTCCTGATGGTCGCACTGATCATTGACCATATGATGAATATCCGGCGCAGTACCCTCATGCCGCCGGGACTCGCGGAAGAGGTTCATCGATGCCTTACTGAACGACGCTTCGAAGAAGGCAAAAAGTACTGCAAAGAACATCCCGGCTTTCTGAGCCGTGTGCTTTACGCCGGACTTGACGAAGCCGGGCTTGGCTATGCAACCATCGAAAAAGCGATGGAAGACGCCGCTGTGGAACAGTCGGCCCGACTTTTTCGACGCATTGAATACTTGTCTGTGATTAGCGCTTTGGCACCCATGCTGGGTTTGATGGGAACGGTATGGGGAATGATTCAGGCCTTTCTGGAATTCGAGCAGAAAGCCAATCCGCAAGTAAGCGAATTGGCGCCGGGAATCTATCGCGCTCTGATTACGACACTGATGGGACTAGGCGTCGCCGTGCCTGCGCTGGCAGCATTTGCCATTTTCCGCAACCGCATTGAAGAACTCACTGCCGAAACAACCCTTCTGGCCGAACACGTTTTTTCCGATTATCGCCGCGCTCTGCAGACCCGTCGTACCTCCCGACAGTCCGGCAGCGCACAATAG
- a CDS encoding histidine phosphatase family protein, with protein sequence MKTLILMRHAKAAPLRPGERDFDRCLTESGLERTAESVKHLKEAGIQIDSLLASAARRTMQTAQAVAEVLCPDTPFHALDELYLASPESYLTAVSQYAEDHFQTALVVGHNPGIGSLMCGLANRGLEVPTATTCVFEFSADSWCDLSEVRHQRPKTRLKLMILRGEVVAEN encoded by the coding sequence ATGAAAACGTTGATTCTGATGCGACATGCAAAGGCGGCTCCTTTACGCCCCGGCGAACGGGATTTTGATCGCTGTCTGACAGAGTCAGGGCTCGAACGGACAGCAGAGTCCGTGAAACATCTCAAGGAAGCAGGAATTCAGATCGACTCGCTGCTTGCTTCCGCCGCTCGAAGGACAATGCAGACCGCTCAGGCAGTGGCAGAAGTCCTGTGCCCGGATACGCCGTTTCATGCTCTGGACGAATTGTACCTCGCGAGCCCCGAGAGCTATCTGACAGCAGTCAGCCAGTATGCAGAGGATCATTTTCAGACGGCATTGGTTGTGGGACACAATCCAGGTATCGGTAGTCTGATGTGCGGGTTGGCAAATCGGGGCCTGGAGGTTCCGACAGCGACGACATGCGTGTTTGAATTCTCGGCGGATTCGTGGTGTGATCTTTCTGAAGTTCGCCATCAGCGTCCGAAGACGCGATTAAAACTCATGATACTCCGTGGCGAAGTTGTAGCGGAGAATTAA
- a CDS encoding sugar ABC transporter ATP-binding protein codes for MTSVAPLLEMSGISKSFPGVKALQNVNLRVEAGQVVALMGENGAGKSTLIRMLGGAHQPDAGSIRMNDQPIILSDPSDAIRAGIGVIYQEFNLIPALTAWENIFLGRESSRFFVQRNAERKRAGELFELMGVTIPLDVPCRTLSIAQQQLVEIAKALSQDVRILVMDEPSAALTPKEVRHLFQIIEELKGRGIGIVYISHRLDEVFEIADVVTVLRDGQHVADEQCRSLSRQRLIELMVGRSIEQEFPELPHEIGEERFCARHLNRGTAVRDVSLSVRRGEILGITGLVGSGRTETLRLIFGADPMDSGEMELDGRQLRISSPRIAIQNGIVLLTEDRKSQGLVLGRSVRENFSLANMRQFSSMGVVHQGRERDAFASFVESLNIRIPGQEQLAKNLSGGNQQKVVLARWLQRNAELIMFDEPTRGIDVGARYEIYLLIQKLAQQGKAVIVVSSELPEIIGVSDRILVMHEGQITGEVTDMNNVTQPDLLKLAVGDVTAESMS; via the coding sequence ATGACGTCCGTTGCGCCACTGCTGGAGATGTCCGGAATCAGCAAATCCTTTCCGGGTGTAAAGGCGCTTCAAAACGTCAACCTGCGGGTTGAAGCGGGACAGGTTGTCGCGTTGATGGGAGAAAATGGCGCAGGAAAAAGTACGCTCATTCGAATGCTGGGCGGCGCACATCAGCCGGATGCGGGTTCCATCCGAATGAACGATCAGCCCATCATTCTGAGCGACCCATCCGATGCCATCCGCGCGGGTATTGGAGTGATTTATCAGGAGTTCAACCTGATTCCAGCATTGACGGCCTGGGAAAACATCTTCCTTGGTCGCGAGTCATCGCGGTTCTTTGTTCAGAGGAATGCAGAACGGAAGCGAGCCGGCGAATTGTTCGAACTGATGGGAGTCACCATACCACTCGACGTGCCCTGCCGGACTCTGTCGATTGCTCAGCAGCAATTAGTGGAAATCGCAAAAGCTTTGTCGCAGGATGTTCGGATCCTGGTCATGGACGAACCGTCTGCGGCACTGACGCCGAAAGAAGTTCGACACCTGTTTCAGATCATAGAAGAGCTCAAAGGCCGCGGCATCGGTATCGTGTATATCAGCCATCGCCTGGATGAAGTCTTCGAAATCGCTGATGTAGTCACTGTGCTCCGCGACGGTCAGCACGTTGCTGATGAACAATGCCGCTCTCTCTCCAGGCAACGCCTTATCGAACTGATGGTGGGGCGTTCTATTGAGCAGGAGTTTCCAGAGCTTCCTCACGAAATTGGTGAGGAACGCTTTTGTGCACGGCACCTGAACCGGGGAACTGCTGTTCGTGATGTCAGCCTGTCGGTTCGGCGTGGTGAAATTCTGGGAATCACCGGCCTGGTAGGTTCCGGCCGAACAGAAACGCTGCGACTGATCTTCGGCGCGGATCCAATGGATTCCGGAGAAATGGAGCTTGATGGACGGCAACTGAGGATTTCCAGCCCGCGCATAGCCATTCAGAACGGCATCGTGCTGCTGACGGAAGATCGAAAGTCTCAGGGTTTGGTGTTGGGACGCAGCGTGCGTGAGAACTTTTCGCTGGCGAACATGCGACAGTTTTCTTCTATGGGCGTTGTTCATCAGGGCAGGGAACGCGATGCATTTGCATCATTCGTGGAATCACTGAATATTCGGATTCCCGGTCAGGAACAACTGGCAAAGAACCTGTCAGGAGGCAACCAGCAAAAGGTTGTGCTTGCACGATGGCTGCAACGCAATGCGGAACTCATCATGTTCGACGAACCAACTCGCGGAATCGACGTTGGTGCACGATATGAGATCTATCTTCTGATTCAAAAACTCGCTCAACAGGGCAAAGCCGTAATAGTGGTCAGTTCGGAGTTGCCGGAGATTATCGGTGTCAGTGACCGGATCCTTGTCATGCACGAAGGTCAGATCACCGGGGAAGTCACGGACATGAACAATGTGACTCAGCCGGATCTGCTGAAGTTAGCCGTTGGTGACGTGACCGCAGAAAGCATGTCCTGA
- a CDS encoding DUF5989 family protein: MTDAPKKPAEQLIADSPVVRESHETVSETDAVSEFESMNEEPQLSLPMEFVLFLRDNKKWWLTPILLVMLLITVFAWLSATGASPFIYSIF; the protein is encoded by the coding sequence ATGACAGACGCACCGAAAAAGCCTGCTGAACAGCTCATCGCTGACAGCCCGGTTGTCAGGGAATCGCATGAAACTGTTTCGGAAACCGATGCGGTGTCAGAATTCGAGTCGATGAACGAAGAGCCTCAGTTGTCCCTTCCGATGGAATTTGTGCTTTTCCTGCGCGACAACAAGAAATGGTGGCTGACACCTATTCTGCTGGTAATGCTGCTGATAACGGTCTTTGCGTGGCTCAGCGCGACAGGGGCAAGCCCCTTTATCTATTCCATTTTCTGA
- a CDS encoding ATP-binding protein: MSSADSAAGSSVTLENSALGDDLTGSAGTESSVSTPKRFTFFRDLAGLPQSAALDPVSRELQAESITVRIRWFGLAIGFFYVNMVYRVTGRPELNAMLTLGMLYAMLDTLASLRGRILLSHYRIGISMMEALFIGLLCFFDQGVGSPFRFYYFLSLLVCAIRHSPSLTFSSYALHSISYIVLGMYATPNTPDEGVTVILTLVFLGWTAWAITALTGLLKSADKRLFKLNRELQKNQQQLEARIAARSRELQESQAMLVQQEKQAAFGLLASGIAHEVGNPLASISSIIQLLSRKNEDPYFGERLQMVDGQLTRIQKILRELSGFSRPTSRQSTSVDVHTAIQESLNIAKYYKRWKGKHVHSQLQEGLPTTRAVYDQLVQVLLNLILNALDATEEGARITIATSRPYKDGVPQPWISITVADEGCGIAPEAQKQIFQPYFTTKSTGTGLGLFVCRQLAVQTLQGDIRLVKSDASGTTFELLLPIIESPDADSSVIEMTPKYAT, encoded by the coding sequence ATGAGTTCCGCCGATTCTGCAGCAGGATCTTCCGTCACACTGGAAAACTCGGCCCTCGGAGATGACTTAACAGGCTCTGCGGGCACTGAATCATCCGTCTCGACACCGAAACGATTCACTTTTTTTCGAGACCTCGCGGGTCTCCCCCAGTCTGCTGCGCTGGACCCCGTCAGTCGTGAGCTGCAGGCCGAATCGATCACGGTTCGAATCCGGTGGTTTGGCCTGGCAATCGGCTTCTTCTACGTCAACATGGTTTACCGTGTTACCGGAAGACCCGAACTAAACGCCATGCTGACGCTCGGAATGCTCTACGCGATGCTCGATACACTCGCAAGCCTTCGAGGTCGAATTCTGCTGTCACACTACCGCATCGGTATCTCGATGATGGAGGCATTGTTCATCGGGCTACTGTGCTTCTTCGATCAGGGTGTCGGAAGTCCCTTCCGGTTTTATTACTTCCTGTCTCTGCTTGTCTGCGCGATCCGTCATTCGCCGTCACTAACGTTTTCGTCCTACGCGCTGCACTCCATCAGCTACATTGTGCTGGGAATGTATGCAACACCGAACACTCCTGACGAGGGCGTGACGGTCATTCTCACACTGGTCTTCCTTGGTTGGACCGCGTGGGCAATTACAGCTCTGACAGGTTTACTCAAATCCGCAGATAAGCGACTTTTCAAGCTGAATCGGGAACTTCAGAAGAACCAGCAACAACTGGAAGCGCGCATTGCCGCGCGATCGCGGGAATTGCAGGAATCGCAGGCCATGCTCGTCCAGCAGGAGAAGCAGGCCGCTTTCGGATTGCTGGCCTCCGGAATCGCCCATGAAGTCGGCAATCCCCTGGCTTCGATCAGTTCGATCATTCAACTGTTGAGCCGCAAGAATGAAGATCCGTATTTTGGTGAACGACTTCAGATGGTCGATGGACAGCTCACACGAATTCAAAAGATCCTGCGGGAGCTTAGCGGATTCAGCCGCCCCACCAGCCGCCAGTCAACAAGCGTTGATGTCCACACCGCCATCCAGGAATCGCTGAACATTGCCAAGTACTACAAGCGTTGGAAAGGAAAGCATGTTCATTCACAACTGCAGGAAGGCCTGCCAACAACCCGGGCTGTTTACGATCAGCTCGTTCAGGTTCTCCTGAATCTGATTCTGAATGCCCTGGACGCAACTGAAGAAGGTGCAAGGATTACGATCGCGACTTCTCGTCCATACAAGGACGGCGTGCCACAACCGTGGATTTCCATTACCGTTGCGGATGAGGGATGCGGAATCGCCCCGGAAGCTCAAAAGCAGATCTTTCAACCTTACTTTACCACCAAATCGACGGGAACAGGCCTTGGACTTTTTGTGTGCCGACAACTCGCCGTTCAAACACTTCAGGGCGACATTCGTCTGGTGAAATCTGATGCATCCGGGACCACTTTTGAGCTGCTGCTGCCCATCATCGAATCGCCCGACGCCGATTCATCAGTCATCGAAATGACGCCCAAATACGCTACGTAA
- a CDS encoding thioesterase family protein, with the protein MSEQHQDEKDAVSAIFEFAIHVTADVIDGNGHVNNVVYVQWMQDAAVAHARSCIPRNADELADTSWVARSHHIEYLLPVVEGQRIVVRTWIADFRRVRSTRRYRFVRLDDQKLVAQGQTDWVFIDTHSGRPRSIPEMVQQCFQVPHNSPVPDQH; encoded by the coding sequence ATGTCTGAACAGCATCAAGACGAAAAGGATGCAGTTTCCGCGATCTTTGAGTTCGCGATTCATGTGACGGCCGATGTCATCGATGGTAACGGGCATGTGAACAATGTTGTCTATGTTCAGTGGATGCAGGATGCAGCCGTTGCTCATGCAAGAAGCTGCATACCACGGAATGCAGACGAATTAGCGGACACTTCATGGGTTGCGCGTTCACACCATATCGAATATCTGCTGCCAGTCGTGGAGGGCCAGCGCATTGTGGTCAGAACATGGATCGCGGATTTTCGCAGAGTTCGATCCACACGCCGGTATCGATTTGTGCGACTGGATGACCAGAAACTGGTGGCGCAGGGACAAACGGACTGGGTATTCATTGATACCCACAGTGGTCGACCACGTTCAATTCCGGAGATGGTCCAGCAGTGTTTTCAAGTCCCGCACAATTCTCCGGTACCAGACCAGCATTGA
- a CDS encoding SxtJ family membrane protein, producing the protein MISFNWSPTERQLRQFGGVAVVALPALAWLWTRDVPTVQWSLIAGATLCSAGFVKPQLLKPVFIGLSLLFFPVGIVVSEIALIMMFFCVLTPVALFFRLTGRDVLHRKIDRSAESYFSAVQPTTDLKRYYRQF; encoded by the coding sequence ATGATTTCATTCAACTGGTCACCTACAGAACGACAACTCCGACAATTCGGCGGTGTCGCTGTCGTTGCCCTGCCCGCACTGGCGTGGCTGTGGACACGCGACGTTCCTACGGTTCAGTGGAGCCTGATTGCAGGGGCCACCCTGTGTTCAGCCGGTTTTGTCAAACCCCAACTCCTGAAACCAGTGTTCATTGGGCTTTCACTACTGTTTTTTCCTGTTGGGATCGTGGTCAGCGAAATCGCCCTGATCATGATGTTTTTCTGTGTGCTCACTCCTGTTGCCTTATTTTTCCGGCTAACGGGTCGCGACGTTCTGCACCGGAAGATCGATCGATCCGCGGAAAGCTACTTCTCCGCTGTCCAACCGACCACTGACCTGAAGCGGTACTACCGGCAATTCTGA
- a CDS encoding sigma-54 dependent transcriptional regulator, with protein sequence MGVFLWLNEVFVVKSPELALMCSSSPGFFRSLGSALGEHFRLLECYTIQESAQMMHLHQPKLAIIDLRGSLPTQVARTWATAQSAATTRFVIVTNPGQISDSDIPVEIHQRVNIHSLQPGEEAIQLLIQHVIAIGENPTEKNRTLSPLHSKVTEPTPETSSTSASAVAESGNRSHAAPAGSKRDSGPTAVPDDEPASGMSDKFRTRTPELRSMLRRLEIAARHNVTILLIGETGAGKTHLARLIHDVSPRAGEPFLHLACGALPGDLIESELFGHVKGAFTSAHADKDGKFLAAGNGTILLDEIDVLSPEQQVKLLRVIEKGEFEPVGSNRTLHVKARIIAASNLQLQPLVEQGLFRPDLYYRLNTLSFHLPPLRKRLPDIEPLARFFVHQHATQLGVEIREIAPEFIECLLHYPWPGNVREMENAIRSAVIYSDHGVMKPSALPQHVVEGMAGPGNDPSVSAFFAVRQGDSLGNRIELTEKDIIEQALLKNNFSRTNTARHLGISRVTLYNKMRKYGIMPER encoded by the coding sequence ATGGGTGTCTTCCTTTGGCTGAATGAGGTATTCGTTGTGAAGTCCCCCGAACTTGCTTTGATGTGCAGTAGCTCACCTGGCTTCTTTCGCAGTCTCGGCTCTGCACTGGGAGAACACTTTCGGCTGCTGGAATGCTACACGATCCAGGAGTCGGCTCAAATGATGCATCTGCATCAGCCAAAGCTGGCCATCATCGATCTTCGCGGATCACTGCCCACACAAGTGGCTCGCACATGGGCCACGGCTCAGTCTGCTGCCACCACACGTTTTGTCATTGTCACAAACCCCGGGCAGATCTCCGACTCGGACATCCCCGTTGAAATTCATCAAAGGGTCAACATTCATTCTCTGCAGCCGGGCGAGGAAGCGATTCAGCTACTGATCCAACACGTCATTGCAATCGGCGAAAACCCAACGGAGAAGAACCGCACACTGAGTCCTCTTCACTCAAAGGTCACGGAGCCGACTCCGGAAACTTCATCGACCTCTGCTTCTGCCGTTGCGGAGTCCGGCAACAGGTCCCATGCTGCTCCCGCAGGATCGAAGCGAGACTCCGGTCCGACTGCGGTACCGGATGACGAACCCGCTTCTGGTATGTCAGACAAATTCCGCACACGAACCCCCGAACTGCGTTCCATGCTGCGTCGACTCGAAATCGCTGCGCGGCATAACGTCACGATCCTGCTGATCGGAGAAACGGGTGCAGGAAAGACCCACCTGGCGAGACTCATCCACGACGTTTCGCCGAGGGCCGGTGAACCATTTCTGCATCTGGCCTGCGGAGCCCTGCCTGGTGATCTGATCGAAAGCGAATTGTTCGGTCATGTGAAAGGTGCATTCACCAGTGCGCATGCGGACAAGGATGGCAAGTTTCTTGCTGCAGGAAACGGGACCATCCTGCTTGACGAAATCGATGTCCTGTCGCCGGAACAGCAAGTCAAACTCCTGCGAGTCATCGAGAAAGGTGAATTCGAACCTGTGGGTTCGAACCGGACACTCCACGTCAAAGCCAGGATCATTGCCGCAAGCAATCTGCAGCTCCAACCGCTCGTGGAACAGGGCTTGTTTCGCCCCGACCTCTACTATCGCCTCAATACACTCAGTTTCCACCTGCCACCACTCCGAAAACGGCTGCCGGACATCGAACCGCTCGCGCGTTTCTTTGTTCATCAGCATGCCACGCAACTGGGAGTTGAGATCCGGGAGATCGCGCCGGAGTTCATTGAATGTCTGTTGCACTATCCCTGGCCCGGCAATGTCCGGGAAATGGAGAATGCGATCCGAAGCGCCGTGATCTACAGCGATCATGGTGTCATGAAGCCGTCTGCTCTGCCTCAGCATGTCGTCGAAGGAATGGCTGGGCCAGGTAATGATCCCTCCGTGTCTGCTTTCTTCGCTGTGCGTCAGGGCGACTCGCTGGGCAACCGAATCGAACTGACCGAAAAAGACATTATCGAACAAGCCCTGCTGAAGAACAATTTCAGTCGAACAAACACGGCTCGGCATCTGGGCATCAGCCGGGTGACTCTCTACAACAAGATGCGCAAGTATGGAATCATGCCGGAGCGTTAA